One Clostridia bacterium DNA segment encodes these proteins:
- the ybeY gene encoding rRNA maturation RNase YbeY: protein MKLKVCMDFEKRLYRVKAPCALIRGCCRAAAEAEGLKGEYEVSVLVTESERVRELNRDYRGKDATTDVLSFPLFDEVGTPRQLGDIVLNRDRVYSQAKEYGHSYERELAFLTVHSMLHLMGYDHEDESDRAKMRAREELILKDIAPRD, encoded by the coding sequence ATGAAACTGAAGGTCTGTATGGATTTTGAAAAACGCCTCTACCGCGTGAAAGCGCCCTGCGCGCTGATACGCGGATGCTGCCGCGCCGCCGCAGAAGCGGAGGGGCTGAAGGGCGAATACGAAGTTTCCGTGCTCGTCACGGAGAGCGAACGCGTCCGCGAACTGAACCGCGACTACCGCGGCAAGGACGCGACGACCGACGTACTCTCATTCCCGCTTTTCGACGAAGTCGGAACTCCGCGGCAGCTCGGCGACATAGTGCTCAACCGCGACCGCGTCTATTCGCAGGCGAAGGAGTACGGGCATTCATACGAGCGCGAGCTCGCCTTCCTGACGGTGCATTCGATGCTTCACCTGATGGGCTACGACCACGAGGATGAATCCGACCGCGCAAAGATGCGCGCGCGGGAGGAGCTTATACTCAAAGACATCGCGCCGAGAGACTGA